The Carcharodon carcharias isolate sCarCar2 chromosome 23, sCarCar2.pri, whole genome shotgun sequence genome has a window encoding:
- the phb gene encoding prohibitin, which yields MAAKVLETVGKVGLGLAIVGGVVNSALFNVDAGHRAVIFDRFRGVQNTVSGEGTHFLIPWVQRPIIFDCRSRPRNVPVITGSKDLQNVNITLRILFRPVSDQLPRIYTTIGEDYDERVLPSITTEILKSVVARFDAGELITQRELVSRQVSEDLTERASTFGLILDDVSLTHLTFGKEFTEAVELKQVAQQEAERARFIVEKAEQQKKAAVITAEGDSKAAELIANSLSKVGDGLIELRKLEAAEDIAFQLSRSRNVTYLPSGQSTLLQLPPH from the exons ATGGCCGCGAAGGTCTTGGAAACCGTCGGCAAGGTTGGCCTCGGGCTGGCCATCGTTGGAGGAGTCGTCAACTCGGCGCTTTTTAACG TTGATGCTGGACACAGAGCAGTGATTTTTGATCGATTTCGTGGTGTTCAAAATACAGTTAGTGGAGAAGGCACGCACTTTCTTATTCCATGGGTACAGAGACCAATTATTTTTGACTGCCGATCGCGGCCACGGAACGTTCCAGTTATCACAGGTAGTAAAG ATTTACAGAATGTAAACATTACACTGCGTATCCTCTTCAGGCCAGTGTCAGACCAGCTACCTAGGATTTATACCACTATTGGTGAAGATTATGACGAGAGAGTACTGCCATCCATCACCACAGAAATCCTGAAGTCAGTCGTT GCCCGATTTGATGCTGGTGAACTGATCACGCAGAGAGAGCTGGTGTCCAGACAGGTCAGCGAGGATCTGACTGAGAGAGCTTCCACTTTCGGACTCATCCTGGATGACGTGTCACTG ACGCATTTGACCTTTGGCAAAGAGTTCACGGAAGCTGTAGAGCTCAAGCAGGTTGCACAACAGGAAGCTGAGCGGGCCAGATTTATTGTAGAAAAG GCCGAGCAACAGAAAAAAGCAGCAGTCATTACTGCCGAAGGAGACTCCAAAGCCGCAGAGCTGATTGCTAACTCTTTATCAAAGGTTGGGGATGGCCTGATTGAACTGAGAAAACTAGAAGCAGCAGAAGACATTGCTTTCCAACTCTCAAGATCCCGCAATGTAACCTATTTGCCATCTGGTCAGTCGACACTACTCCAGCTGCCCCCACATTAA